A genome region from Corallococcus exiguus includes the following:
- a CDS encoding GNAT family N-acetyltransferase, translating to MIEVRTFEGDASEASWFLNRVWQSTYGKTAPLPVWDSRFCDWRLFRGGQAPRDYLLAAYEGKTLVGTLFAEPARLRLGRVEVDGSYGLRATVTNSHRGQGIGAKLAHELLRRHQDRAARLTLGFTTTEPRPPGFWRRTWNTRLFGGLGMWMYAFDARALARWSFTDNERRLFTLAHPFLRHRFREADRQDIRPYQPADLNRCTALVHDMLRPVTLGYTYTTEQLAAQLQYRDVPRTFVLEQDGEVRGLVSAHSLLMTGVGELTAEVVDLMAFHASVSTEDRQRLLQVAMQDMERRGVAFAGMLRGPGTSACLLLRSGWVPMPRRAKVTCLMPTCDLDLPANPCVFTHLR from the coding sequence ATGATTGAGGTGCGCACCTTCGAAGGCGACGCCTCCGAGGCGTCCTGGTTCCTCAACCGCGTCTGGCAATCCACCTACGGCAAGACAGCCCCGCTCCCCGTCTGGGACTCGCGCTTCTGCGACTGGCGGCTGTTCCGCGGCGGTCAGGCGCCACGCGACTACCTGCTGGCGGCGTACGAGGGGAAGACGTTGGTGGGCACCCTCTTCGCGGAGCCCGCGAGGCTGCGCCTGGGACGCGTGGAAGTGGACGGCAGCTATGGACTGCGGGCCACCGTCACGAACTCCCATCGAGGACAGGGCATTGGCGCGAAGCTCGCGCACGAACTGCTCCGGCGGCACCAGGACCGGGCGGCGCGGCTCACCCTGGGCTTCACGACCACGGAGCCCCGTCCGCCCGGCTTCTGGCGGCGCACGTGGAACACGCGCCTCTTCGGGGGCCTGGGGATGTGGATGTATGCCTTTGATGCGCGAGCGCTCGCCCGCTGGTCCTTCACGGACAACGAGCGGAGGCTGTTCACGCTGGCGCATCCCTTCCTGCGGCACCGCTTCCGGGAGGCGGACCGTCAGGACATCCGCCCCTACCAGCCGGCGGACCTGAACCGCTGCACGGCGCTGGTCCACGACATGCTGCGCCCGGTGACGCTGGGCTACACGTACACGACCGAGCAGCTGGCGGCCCAGCTCCAGTACCGCGACGTGCCCCGGACCTTCGTGCTGGAGCAGGACGGCGAGGTGCGCGGGTTGGTGAGTGCGCACAGCCTGTTGATGACAGGCGTGGGAGAGCTCACCGCGGAGGTGGTGGACCTGATGGCCTTCCACGCCTCCGTGTCCACCGAGGACCGGCAGCGGCTGCTCCAGGTGGCCATGCAGGACATGGAGCGCCGGGGCGTGGCATTCGCGGGCATGTTGCGCGGACCCGGCACTTCCGCGTGTCTGTTGTTGCGCTCGGGCTGGGTGCCGATGCCCCGCCGCGCGAAGGTGACGTGCCTGATGCCCACCTGCGACCTGGACCTGCCCGCGAATCCGTGCGTCTTCACGCACCTGCGCTGA
- a CDS encoding LysM peptidoglycan-binding domain-containing protein, producing MRSSLLILLFCAGCAARVVTPVPASAPAPVQASPATPPVETPAAAEPQATPAVSASGAPIAMPSPAEVAAVVTAAAVRENPCPVDAEDEDDEATAATDDEGVSEEGEMQAPLAPAAPSGPLYTADLSEEALTEAWKKDPATLGSMSIGFVESGRQINSVRVPDDKDWLVVSPEIAYGTKETVDYVAAAIRAVRAQYPNVPTLRVNRLSTKDGGYLRPHKSHQNGRDVDLGFYYPTAEPVRERERERYIDVAMNWALVRSLVVNTDVQMILVDKRVMKVLYDYALSIGEDKVWLDSLFNAGFNSLIKHARRHRDHFHVRFFNGRAQELGRRVAPLLALQPDQNLMMYKVRNGDTLGGIAMRHNSSVVAIKKANRMRNTFLSIGRRLVIPLKGPCTHCPIPPPVQLPPRRMPPQAEAPALVNTEPAASGKLPNPCTPAAPAPTPVAVPTGVPSGLSTGR from the coding sequence GTGCGTTCCTCACTCCTGATCCTCCTGTTCTGCGCCGGCTGCGCCGCGCGTGTCGTCACCCCCGTTCCGGCGTCGGCTCCGGCTCCGGTCCAGGCCTCGCCCGCGACGCCGCCCGTGGAGACGCCCGCCGCGGCCGAACCCCAGGCCACGCCCGCCGTGAGCGCGTCCGGCGCGCCCATCGCGATGCCTTCCCCGGCGGAGGTCGCCGCCGTCGTCACCGCCGCCGCCGTGCGGGAGAACCCCTGCCCCGTGGACGCGGAGGACGAGGACGACGAGGCCACCGCGGCCACGGATGACGAAGGCGTGAGCGAGGAAGGCGAGATGCAGGCGCCGCTCGCGCCCGCCGCGCCCTCGGGGCCGCTGTACACCGCCGACCTGTCCGAGGAGGCGCTCACCGAGGCGTGGAAGAAGGACCCGGCCACGCTGGGCTCCATGTCCATTGGCTTCGTGGAGAGCGGCCGGCAGATCAACAGCGTGCGCGTGCCGGATGACAAGGATTGGCTCGTGGTGTCTCCGGAGATTGCCTATGGCACGAAGGAGACGGTGGACTACGTGGCCGCCGCCATCCGCGCCGTACGCGCGCAGTACCCGAACGTGCCCACGCTGCGCGTCAACCGCCTGTCCACCAAGGACGGCGGTTACCTGCGCCCGCACAAGAGCCACCAGAACGGTCGCGACGTCGACCTGGGCTTCTACTACCCGACCGCGGAGCCGGTGCGTGAGCGCGAGCGGGAGCGCTACATCGACGTGGCCATGAACTGGGCGCTGGTGCGCTCGCTGGTGGTGAACACCGACGTGCAGATGATCCTCGTGGACAAGCGCGTGATGAAGGTCCTGTACGACTACGCGCTGTCCATTGGCGAGGACAAGGTCTGGCTGGATTCGCTGTTCAACGCGGGCTTCAACTCGCTCATCAAGCACGCGCGCCGGCACCGCGATCACTTCCACGTGCGCTTCTTCAACGGACGCGCGCAGGAGCTGGGCCGCCGGGTGGCGCCGCTGCTGGCGCTCCAGCCGGACCAGAACCTCATGATGTACAAGGTGCGCAACGGGGACACGCTGGGTGGCATTGCGATGCGTCACAACTCCAGCGTGGTGGCCATCAAGAAGGCCAACCGGATGCGCAACACGTTCCTGAGCATTGGCCGGCGGCTGGTGATTCCGCTGAAGGGCCCGTGCACGCACTGCCCCATCCCCCCGCCGGTGCAGCTGCCGCCGCGCCGGATGCCTCCCCAGGCGGAGGCCCCCGCTTTGGTGAACACGGAGCCCGCGGCTTCGGGCAAGCTGCCCAACCCGTGCACTCCCGCCGCGCCGGCACCGACGCCGGTGGCCGTTCCCACGGGTGTTCCCTCCGGTCTGTCGACCGGACGCTGA
- a CDS encoding EamA family transporter: protein MSEVAGRRVPALPPIPAVLVAVVSVQGGAALAKGLFPVLGAVGAAGLRLVLASVMLLAFFRPPLLRYTRSQWAAVVPYGVALGVMNLTYYLAIARIPLGLAVTLEFVGPFVLAVVGSRKALDFVWVLFAATGIVLITPWTANPGGLDPLGVVLALTAGACWALYILAGGRLSRRVPEGQGVAAGMVVAMLTVLPFMLSEGHLERMTPGLFAAGVGVALLSSALPYTLEMMALGQLSSRTFGILMSLEPGVATVVGWLFLREQLTPLQWLAVGLVSVASAGATLTAKRPPPPVEA from the coding sequence ATGAGCGAAGTCGCCGGACGCCGTGTCCCTGCCTTGCCCCCCATTCCCGCGGTCCTCGTCGCCGTGGTGAGCGTGCAGGGGGGCGCCGCGCTCGCGAAGGGGCTCTTTCCGGTGCTCGGCGCGGTGGGGGCCGCGGGCCTTCGGCTGGTGCTGGCGTCGGTGATGCTGCTGGCCTTCTTCCGTCCGCCGCTGTTGCGCTACACGCGGTCGCAGTGGGCGGCGGTCGTGCCGTATGGCGTGGCGCTGGGCGTGATGAACCTCACGTACTACCTGGCCATCGCGCGCATCCCGCTGGGGCTCGCGGTGACGCTGGAGTTCGTGGGGCCCTTCGTGCTCGCGGTGGTGGGTTCGCGCAAGGCGTTGGACTTCGTGTGGGTGCTCTTCGCGGCGACGGGCATCGTGCTGATTACGCCCTGGACGGCGAACCCCGGCGGGTTGGATCCGCTGGGCGTGGTGCTGGCGCTGACGGCGGGCGCGTGCTGGGCGCTCTACATCCTGGCGGGAGGAAGGCTGTCGCGCCGCGTGCCGGAAGGGCAGGGCGTGGCGGCGGGCATGGTGGTGGCCATGTTGACGGTGCTGCCCTTCATGTTGAGCGAGGGTCACCTGGAGCGGATGACGCCAGGGCTCTTCGCCGCGGGCGTGGGCGTGGCGCTGTTGTCCAGCGCGCTGCCGTACACGCTGGAGATGATGGCGTTGGGCCAGCTCTCCAGCCGCACCTTCGGCATCCTGATGAGCCTGGAGCCCGGTGTGGCGACGGTGGTGGGGTGGTTGTTCCTGCGCGAGCAGCTCACGCCCCTGCAATGGCTGGCGGTCGGGCTGGTGAGCGTCGCATCCGCGGGAGCGACGCTGACGGCGAAGCGGCCTCCTCCGCCCGTGGAGGCGTAA
- a CDS encoding TVP38/TMEM64 family protein — MSATTRSLRVARLGVVALVLLTLAGAWYFDVFAWLSEPKALAHTLVEMGIWGYLAFIVAYTVLQPFGVPGSIFIVAAPLIWPWQTAFALSMIGTMSASVVGFSFARFVAKDWVSARIPARFRKYDDALERRAFQTVVVLRLVLWMPQVLHGFLGVSKVGFWTHFWGSLVGYVPPLLLVSYLGNEMFDASGRMQPGAWPILGGLLVASILIAALDRASRGGRRPCKPWRRISQAR, encoded by the coding sequence ATGAGCGCGACGACTCGCTCGCTGCGAGTCGCGAGGCTTGGCGTCGTCGCGCTGGTGCTCCTCACGCTCGCGGGCGCCTGGTACTTCGACGTCTTCGCATGGCTCTCCGAGCCGAAGGCCCTGGCCCACACGCTCGTCGAGATGGGGATATGGGGCTACCTCGCGTTCATCGTCGCGTACACGGTGCTCCAGCCATTTGGGGTCCCCGGGTCTATCTTCATCGTAGCGGCACCGCTGATCTGGCCATGGCAGACAGCCTTCGCGCTTTCGATGATCGGGACGATGTCCGCGAGCGTGGTCGGTTTCTCGTTCGCGCGCTTCGTGGCGAAGGATTGGGTTTCAGCGCGCATTCCCGCGCGATTCCGTAAATACGACGACGCACTGGAGAGGCGCGCCTTCCAGACCGTCGTGGTGCTGCGATTGGTTCTCTGGATGCCGCAGGTGCTCCACGGGTTCCTTGGCGTCTCGAAGGTGGGGTTCTGGACCCACTTCTGGGGTTCGCTGGTGGGCTACGTGCCGCCGCTGCTCCTCGTGAGCTACCTCGGCAACGAGATGTTCGACGCATCCGGGCGGATGCAGCCCGGCGCGTGGCCCATCCTCGGCGGCCTGCTCGTCGCTTCAATTCTCATTGCCGCGCTCGACCGGGCCTCCAGGGGCGGACGTCGCCCATGCAAACCCTGGCGCAGAATCTCGCAGGCAAGGTGA
- a CDS encoding DUF4153 domain-containing protein — translation MNPSVPLSPLPPSPAPSVAAPARPLLPWVRAPRRTLAASLTVGVLAEVLLERARWGLGFPLLVAVLVGALAWLGGREGWQRARPNAWLLAPLGMVSVFVAVRDSSWLLPLNVMTAAVLLMMLSHFWAAGRVERLGLTDYIVVFFGSAAQSLLYPPVLVRESVDLRGLKTHSRLLGALTRGLLLALPVLFVFGLLLESADGIFSSTMQRLLSFDMDLGTLMSRGLGVAFGASVAAGVLGHALRRRATKELGDAELSSATPRLGLIEALTLIFAVNALFFVFAAFQVAYLFVGDASSPAAGYTFAEYARRGFFELVVVASLTLALVMALTRWTRRETRVAQTVFRASTSLMVVLTLIILSSAMRRLSLYEDAFGYTLLRVHTHVFMMALGAALAWRAVTLWWKPERFAVGAFATALGSVLVLNFLNPEAFIVRHNLERSARTGGSLDTEMFFDLSADAVPGLVQAASTLQNGDQWRLETVLREHRERLSQQDSVPEWNVSRFLARRALLRIGSSAPDSVGSN, via the coding sequence ATGAACCCGTCCGTTCCCCTGTCTCCGCTTCCTCCTTCTCCCGCTCCCTCCGTCGCGGCCCCGGCCCGGCCGCTGCTGCCCTGGGTGCGCGCCCCTCGCCGGACGCTGGCGGCGTCGCTGACCGTGGGTGTGCTCGCGGAGGTCCTGCTCGAAAGGGCGCGTTGGGGCCTGGGCTTCCCGTTGCTGGTGGCGGTCCTGGTGGGCGCGCTCGCGTGGCTGGGCGGACGCGAAGGCTGGCAGCGCGCGCGGCCCAATGCGTGGCTGCTGGCGCCGCTGGGGATGGTCAGCGTCTTCGTGGCGGTGCGGGACAGCTCCTGGCTCCTGCCGCTCAACGTGATGACCGCGGCCGTGCTCCTGATGATGCTGTCGCACTTCTGGGCCGCGGGCCGCGTGGAGCGGCTGGGGCTCACCGACTACATCGTCGTCTTCTTCGGCTCCGCCGCGCAGAGCCTGCTCTACCCGCCGGTGCTCGTCCGGGAAAGCGTGGACCTGCGCGGGCTCAAGACCCACTCACGCCTGTTGGGGGCGCTGACGCGAGGCCTGCTGCTGGCGCTGCCGGTGCTGTTCGTGTTCGGGCTGCTGCTGGAGTCCGCGGACGGCATCTTCTCCTCCACCATGCAGCGGCTCCTGTCGTTCGACATGGACCTGGGCACGCTGATGTCGCGCGGCCTCGGCGTGGCGTTCGGCGCGAGCGTCGCGGCGGGCGTGCTGGGGCATGCGCTGCGCCGCCGCGCCACGAAGGAGCTGGGGGACGCGGAGCTGTCGTCCGCCACGCCCCGCCTGGGGCTCATCGAGGCGCTCACGCTCATCTTCGCCGTGAACGCGCTGTTCTTCGTCTTCGCGGCCTTCCAGGTGGCGTACCTGTTCGTCGGCGACGCGTCGTCACCCGCGGCCGGCTACACCTTCGCGGAGTACGCGCGGCGCGGCTTCTTCGAGCTGGTGGTCGTCGCCTCGCTGACGCTGGCGCTGGTGATGGCCCTGACGCGCTGGACGCGGCGCGAGACGCGCGTGGCGCAGACGGTCTTCCGCGCGAGCACGTCGTTGATGGTGGTGCTGACGCTGATCATCCTCTCCTCGGCGATGCGCCGTCTGTCGCTGTACGAGGACGCGTTCGGCTACACGCTGCTGCGCGTGCACACGCACGTCTTCATGATGGCGCTGGGCGCGGCGCTGGCCTGGCGCGCGGTGACGCTGTGGTGGAAGCCGGAGCGCTTCGCGGTGGGCGCGTTCGCCACGGCCCTGGGGTCGGTCCTCGTGCTCAACTTCCTCAACCCGGAGGCCTTCATCGTCCGTCACAACCTGGAGCGGTCCGCACGCACCGGCGGTTCGCTGGACACCGAGATGTTCTTCGACCTGTCCGCGGACGCCGTGCCCGGGCTGGTCCAGGCGGCCTCCACTCTCCAGAATGGGGACCAGTGGCGTCTGGAAACCGTGTTGAGGGAGCACCGGGAGCGGCTGTCCCAGCAGGACTCGGTGCCGGAGTGGAACGTCTCCCGCTTCCTCGCTCGCCGGGCGCTGCTGCGGATCGGGTCGAGTGCGCCAGACTCCGTCGGGTCGAATTGA
- a CDS encoding cysteine desulfurase-like protein, which translates to MPSPFAEHFPALRSGFSYLDNAAGAQVPTHCIDAIHQFLSGGSCNVGQPYPASRVATALKARAREETAEFLNCRPGEVMLGPSATALTFQVGRAVSRLVQAGDEVVISELEHESNAAPWRALEAQGVKVTTWRASWPEGRLEASELRKLVTPRTRLVALSAAANSVGATPDVTAAAEVAHGVGAWLFVDAVHSSPHHLPDVRAWGADFAVFSPYKVFGPHLGCLFVRRELLAGLPADKLWFMPDDGPQKFEPGTANHEGWAGWLGSLRYLRDVLGGGQPGREGLTRAFQRIAQLEQPLLEAALEQLSRHPRVQLYGPKASAGRVATFCFNVTGLSPRAVAEHLAEQGVGVAAGHYYATMAAEALGLMPDGAVRASLLHYNTAEDVGRLLAALDSLR; encoded by the coding sequence ATGCCCTCCCCCTTCGCCGAGCACTTCCCCGCCCTGCGGTCCGGCTTCAGCTACCTGGACAACGCGGCGGGGGCGCAGGTGCCCACGCACTGCATCGACGCCATCCATCAATTCCTCTCGGGTGGCAGCTGCAACGTGGGCCAGCCCTACCCCGCCTCCCGAGTGGCCACCGCGCTCAAGGCCCGGGCGCGCGAGGAGACGGCGGAGTTCCTGAACTGCCGGCCCGGCGAGGTGATGCTCGGGCCCAGCGCCACCGCGCTCACCTTCCAGGTGGGCCGTGCCGTCTCGCGCCTCGTCCAGGCGGGCGACGAGGTGGTCATCTCCGAACTGGAGCACGAATCCAACGCGGCCCCGTGGCGCGCGCTGGAGGCGCAGGGCGTGAAGGTGACGACCTGGCGCGCGAGCTGGCCGGAGGGGCGGCTGGAGGCCTCCGAGCTGCGCAAGCTCGTCACGCCGCGCACGCGGCTGGTGGCGCTGTCAGCGGCGGCGAACTCCGTGGGCGCGACGCCGGACGTGACCGCGGCGGCGGAGGTGGCGCACGGCGTGGGTGCGTGGCTGTTCGTGGACGCGGTGCACTCCAGCCCGCATCACCTGCCGGACGTGCGCGCGTGGGGCGCGGACTTCGCGGTGTTCTCTCCGTACAAGGTCTTCGGTCCGCACCTGGGTTGTCTGTTCGTGCGGCGCGAGCTGCTCGCGGGGCTTCCGGCGGACAAGCTGTGGTTCATGCCGGATGACGGGCCGCAGAAGTTCGAGCCGGGCACGGCGAACCACGAAGGCTGGGCCGGATGGTTGGGCTCGCTGCGCTACCTGCGTGACGTGCTGGGCGGTGGCCAGCCGGGACGCGAGGGATTGACCCGAGCCTTCCAGCGCATCGCGCAGTTGGAGCAGCCGCTGCTGGAGGCCGCGCTGGAGCAGTTGTCCCGTCATCCGCGCGTGCAGCTCTACGGGCCGAAGGCGTCCGCCGGGCGCGTGGCCACCTTCTGCTTCAACGTGACCGGCCTGTCACCGCGCGCCGTGGCCGAGCATCTGGCGGAGCAAGGCGTGGGCGTCGCGGCGGGGCACTACTACGCAACGATGGCGGCGGAGGCACTGGGGCTCATGCCTGACGGCGCGGTGCGCGCGTCGCTGCTCCACTACAACACGGCGGAGGACGTGGGCCGGCTGCTCGCGGCTCTGGATTCGCTGCGCTGA
- a CDS encoding TetR/AcrR family transcriptional regulator, giving the protein MNEAETAARRAKILLAARWCFLNFGFAKTSFEDIARRADLSRTLLYRVFKDKEDIFKAVFVEWLVSRHSLALQAAKAPGRTPYERLLDVCRVMVLEPWAEMVGTPMGGEFLAACERIDPETDALHRKIALRCVVSILGDEASAEVFLLALDGLLADEPKTAVLEKRTELLAARFTPPAKEKGRRK; this is encoded by the coding sequence ATGAACGAAGCGGAGACCGCCGCGCGCCGAGCGAAGATCCTGCTCGCCGCGCGGTGGTGCTTCCTCAACTTCGGTTTCGCGAAGACGTCGTTCGAGGACATCGCCAGGCGCGCGGACCTCTCGCGCACGCTCCTCTACCGGGTCTTCAAGGACAAGGAAGACATCTTCAAGGCCGTCTTCGTGGAGTGGCTGGTTTCGCGCCATTCCCTGGCGTTGCAGGCGGCGAAGGCACCGGGCCGCACGCCGTATGAGCGCTTGCTCGACGTTTGCCGCGTGATGGTGCTCGAGCCCTGGGCGGAGATGGTCGGTACGCCGATGGGAGGCGAGTTCCTCGCGGCCTGCGAGCGGATTGATCCCGAGACCGATGCGCTCCATCGCAAGATTGCGCTGCGGTGCGTGGTCTCCATCCTGGGCGATGAGGCGAGCGCCGAAGTCTTCCTCCTCGCGCTCGACGGTCTGCTCGCGGACGAGCCGAAGACGGCGGTGCTGGAGAAACGAACAGAGCTCCTCGCGGCGCGCTTCACCCCTCCCGCGAAGGAGAAGGGGAGGCGGAAATGA
- a CDS encoding endonuclease/exonuclease/phosphatase family protein, giving the protein MSPPPRRPFRFRPRSTLALWGLVLAFAGCDGSSQNLPVPDAGACVQGNCPQPDSGTPVDPSGTRVRIAAFNVHRLFDTVCDTGSCGGTNYEELPTPEQFEAQVGQLGPAITALNADIVMLEEVETQNSLDGLLTKVPQFPHSHLGETYTKASVDVAVLSRHAITEVRSHRSQYIYRPDGSATRFSRDLLEVHVDVDGTRVIVFAAHFRSKVDDDPGRRMAEANAAREILLASAKEFPDAMIVLGGDLNDIPGSEPINALDQALLRVAKDRPDNETWTYFYSGRGQAIDHLYLAPNGGGVYVPGSFRVAREPTGGYGGSDHGAVYADFALTPP; this is encoded by the coding sequence ATGTCACCCCCGCCGCGGCGCCCCTTCCGCTTCCGTCCCCGCTCGACCCTGGCCCTGTGGGGCCTGGTGCTCGCCTTCGCGGGCTGTGACGGCTCTTCCCAAAACCTGCCGGTTCCAGACGCGGGAGCCTGCGTCCAGGGCAACTGCCCGCAGCCCGACAGCGGAACGCCGGTGGATCCGTCCGGCACCCGCGTGCGCATCGCGGCGTTCAACGTGCACCGCCTCTTCGACACCGTCTGCGACACGGGCTCCTGCGGCGGCACCAACTACGAGGAGCTGCCCACGCCGGAGCAGTTCGAGGCGCAGGTGGGCCAGCTCGGCCCGGCCATCACCGCGCTCAACGCGGACATCGTGATGCTGGAAGAGGTCGAAACGCAGAACTCGCTGGATGGGCTGCTGACGAAGGTCCCGCAGTTCCCCCACTCGCACCTCGGGGAGACCTACACCAAGGCCTCCGTGGACGTGGCGGTCCTCTCGCGCCACGCCATCACGGAAGTGCGCAGCCACCGGAGCCAATACATCTACAGGCCAGATGGTTCCGCCACCCGCTTCTCGCGCGACCTGCTCGAGGTCCACGTGGACGTGGACGGCACGCGGGTCATCGTCTTCGCGGCGCACTTCCGCTCCAAGGTGGACGACGATCCGGGCCGCCGCATGGCGGAGGCCAATGCCGCGCGGGAGATCCTCCTCGCATCGGCGAAGGAGTTCCCTGACGCGATGATCGTGCTCGGCGGAGACCTCAACGACATCCCCGGCTCGGAGCCCATCAACGCCCTGGACCAGGCCCTGCTGCGCGTCGCGAAGGACCGGCCGGACAACGAGACCTGGACGTATTTCTATTCCGGCAGGGGCCAGGCCATCGACCACCTCTACCTCGCGCCCAACGGGGGCGGCGTCTACGTGCCGGGCTCCTTCCGTGTGGCCCGCGAGCCCACCGGGGGCTACGGCGGCTCCGACCACGGCGCGGTGTACGCGGACTTCGCGCTCACCCCTCCCTGA
- a CDS encoding CAP domain-containing protein, which produces MKPSSRSLCLTLLSAAALLGGCGGEEAPTPQGEGVVVPPVQTEVAGNGLSASAAYCDDVTTWDPAWVQFETDVLNLINQRRAAGATCGGVVKPAVGALTTNDKLRCAARKHSKDMGTNNFFSHTGSNGSTPWQRMASAGYSYRTAAENIAAGYGTAQAVVDGWMASTGHCNNIMNGALKQSGIGYFNAPSSTYRAYWTQDFGTP; this is translated from the coding sequence ATGAAGCCCTCGTCCCGTTCGCTGTGTCTGACGTTGCTGAGCGCCGCTGCCCTGCTGGGCGGCTGTGGAGGCGAGGAGGCGCCCACGCCGCAGGGGGAAGGCGTCGTGGTGCCGCCGGTCCAGACGGAGGTCGCCGGCAACGGGCTGAGCGCGAGCGCCGCGTATTGCGACGACGTGACGACGTGGGATCCGGCCTGGGTGCAGTTCGAGACGGACGTGCTCAACCTCATCAACCAGCGCCGCGCCGCGGGCGCCACCTGTGGCGGTGTGGTGAAACCGGCGGTGGGCGCGCTCACGACCAATGACAAGCTTCGCTGTGCGGCGCGCAAGCACTCCAAGGACATGGGCACGAACAACTTCTTCAGCCACACGGGCTCCAACGGCTCCACGCCGTGGCAGCGCATGGCGTCCGCGGGCTACAGCTACCGGACGGCGGCGGAGAACATCGCCGCGGGCTACGGCACCGCGCAGGCGGTGGTGGACGGCTGGATGGCCAGCACCGGGCACTGCAACAACATCATGAACGGGGCGCTGAAGCAGTCGGGCATCGGCTACTTCAACGCGCCGTCCAGCACGTACCGCGCGTACTGGACGCAGGACTTCGGCACGCCGTAG
- a CDS encoding putative toxin-antitoxin system toxin component, PIN family, translating to MKTPSAAPAIRSVVLDTNVVLDVFIFDDVFTRPLAQALRSGALTAWADRHTLKELALVLAYPSFKLTADAQATVRDAYSALVRVAEGEGSPVELPPCRDRDDQKFLELTARSGASWLVSKDQRVLSMGGGRRLPFDVLSPRRASQVLEAEGFVRSA from the coding sequence GTGAAGACGCCTTCCGCTGCGCCTGCCATTCGTTCCGTGGTGCTGGACACCAACGTGGTGCTGGACGTGTTCATCTTTGACGACGTCTTCACGCGGCCGTTGGCGCAGGCGCTGCGTTCGGGCGCGCTGACGGCGTGGGCGGACCGGCACACGCTGAAGGAGCTGGCGCTGGTGCTCGCCTATCCCTCGTTCAAGCTGACGGCGGATGCGCAAGCGACGGTGCGCGACGCGTACAGCGCGCTCGTGCGCGTGGCGGAAGGTGAGGGCTCACCGGTGGAGCTGCCGCCGTGCCGGGACCGGGATGATCAGAAGTTCCTGGAACTGACGGCACGCTCGGGGGCTTCATGGCTGGTGAGCAAGGACCAGCGCGTGCTGTCCATGGGCGGTGGGCGGCGGCTGCCCTTCGACGTGCTCTCGCCTCGCCGTGCCTCGCAGGTGCTCGAGGCGGAAGGCTTCGTACGGAGCGCTTGA
- a CDS encoding Rossmann-fold NAD(P)-binding domain-containing protein, with protein MKVIIFGATGMVGAGALREALSAPEVEAVLSIGRQPCGVEHPKLRELLLNDLFEFSAIEDQLVGYDACIWAIGISSMGLDEAAYARLTEELTLVWARALLRLNPGLSFCYCSAGGAGGNSMWARVRQRVEGALKSMPFRHAGAVRPAFIRAGPGIRSRTRAYQVGVVLMKPLNPVIPFFIRVFPSVFTTSEILGRAMLRVVEGKADRFILESADINRVGA; from the coding sequence ATGAAAGTCATCATCTTTGGCGCGACCGGAATGGTTGGCGCGGGCGCCCTGCGCGAAGCGCTCAGTGCTCCTGAGGTCGAAGCCGTGCTGAGCATCGGGCGGCAGCCGTGTGGCGTCGAGCATCCGAAGCTGCGCGAGCTGTTGCTGAACGATCTCTTCGAATTCTCCGCCATCGAGGACCAGCTCGTTGGCTACGACGCCTGCATCTGGGCGATTGGCATCAGCTCGATGGGACTCGACGAGGCGGCCTACGCCCGATTGACCGAGGAGCTGACGCTCGTCTGGGCGCGCGCGCTCCTCCGGCTCAACCCCGGACTCTCCTTTTGCTACTGCTCCGCAGGGGGGGCTGGCGGGAACTCGATGTGGGCGCGCGTCCGGCAGCGCGTGGAGGGTGCGCTGAAGTCCATGCCGTTCCGGCATGCCGGCGCCGTCCGCCCTGCATTCATCCGGGCGGGTCCCGGGATCCGGAGCCGCACGCGGGCCTATCAGGTCGGAGTGGTCCTGATGAAGCCCCTCAACCCGGTCATTCCTTTCTTCATCCGGGTCTTCCCGTCCGTGTTCACCACTTCCGAAATCCTCGGCCGCGCGATGCTCCGTGTCGTCGAGGGGAAGGCCGATCGCTTCATCCTCGAGTCGGCCGACATCAACAGGGTTGGCGCATGA